A stretch of the Solanum dulcamara chromosome 6, daSolDulc1.2, whole genome shotgun sequence genome encodes the following:
- the LOC129892511 gene encoding serine/threonine-protein kinase STY13-like produces the protein MLEAPKFAGLIDLNENHDHYGLTQNFYHKLGEGSNMSIDSYGSLQMSNGGGSVAMSMDNSSVGSNDSHTRILNHQGLKRVHNNYSVAASVNKGKASHGLSDDALAKALMDPRYPTNGLENYDEWTIDLRKLNMGPAFAQGAFGKLYKGTYNGEDVAIKLLERPDNDLERAHLMEQQFQQEVMMLARLRHPNIVRFIGACRKPMVWCIVTEYAKGGSVRQFLTRRQNRSVPLKLAVKQALDVARGMEYVHGLNLIHRDLKSDNLLISADKSIKIADFGVARIEVQTEGMTPETGTYRWMAPEMIQHRPYTQKVDVYSFGIVLWELLTGMLPFQNMTAVQAAFAVVNKGVRPTIPNDCLPVLGEIMTRCWDGNPDNRPPFSQVVRMLEAAETEILTTVRKARFRCCISQPMTTD, from the exons ATGCTGGAGGCTCCGAAGTTTGCTGGACTTATAGACTTAAATGAGAACCATGATCATTATGGACTCACACAAAATTTTTACCATAAGCTTGGTGAGGGATCAAACATGTCAATCGACAGTTATGGGAGCTTGCAGATGAGCAACGGCGGAGGTTCAGTTGCGATGTCAATGGATAACAGCAGTGTTGGATCAAATGATTCGCACACTCGTATTTTAAATCATCAGGGTCTCAAGCGTGTCCACAATAACTATTCGGTTGCAGCTAGTGTAAATAAGGGCAAAGCTTCTCATGGGTTGAGTGACGATGCCCTAGCCAAAGCTTTGATGGATCCTCGATATCCTACCAATGGGCTTGAGAATTATGATGAGTGGACAATTGATTTGAGGAAGCTCAACATGGGGCCAGCTTTTGCTCAAGGGGCTTTTGGGAAACTCTACAAGGGAACTTACAATGGTGAGGATGTTGCTATCAAGCTTCTAGAGAGGCCAGATAATGATCTTGAGAGGGCTCACTTGATGGAGCAACAGTTTCAGCAAGAAGTTATGATGTTGGCAAGGTTGAGACATCCAAATATTGTTCGGTTTATCGGTGCATGCCGTAAACCCATGGTGTGGTGTATTGTCACTGAATATGCTAAAGGAGGATCAGTTCGTCAGTTTCTCACTAGGCGACAAAATCGATCTGTGCCCTTGAAGTTAGCAGTGAAGCAGGCCTTGGATGTGGCAAGGGGTATGGAATATGTGCATGGCCTGAATCTGATACACCGTGACCTGAAATCTGATAACCTACTAATTTCTGCTGATAAATCAATCAAGATTGCGGACTTTGGGGTTGCTCGTATTGAGGTGCAGACAGAAGGAATGACACCAGAGACCGGAACATACCGCTGGATGGCTCC GGAGATGATCCAGCACCGACCCTACACGCAGAAAGTTGACGTTTATAGTTTTGGCATTGTTCTGTGGGAGCTTCTAACGGGGATGCTTCCCTTCCAGAACATGACTGCTGTGCAGGCAGCTTTTGCAGTTGTCAACAAAGGCGTCCGTCCAACCATCCCCAATGATTGTTTACCTGTACTAGGTGAAATCATGACTCGCTGCTGGGATGGTAACCCTGACAATAGACCACCCTTCTCTCAGGTGGTCAGAATGCTTGAGGCTGCAGAAACAGAGATCTTGACAACGGTCAGAAAGGCCCGTTTCAGGTGCTGCATCAGTCAACCCATGACTACAGATTGA